GGGCAACGCCGGGTCGGACTTGGCGTCCTTGCCCACGGCGTACTCCATCGACTTGCTGTCGGTCAGCACCTGCTGCCCCTGCAGCCCGGTGATGAACTTCAGGAACTGCTGCGCCTTGTCCGCCTTCTTCGAGCTCTTCAGCACGCCACCGGCGGAGAGGCTGACGAAGGCGCCCGGGTCCTCGCCCTTGAAGTAGTGCAGCTTGGTGTTCTTGCTGCCCTCCTTGGTCTTCGCCTGGTCGCGGTACCAGTAGTAGTGGTACATGATCCCGACCGGCACCTCGCCGGCGTTGACGGCCTTCATGGTGGCGACATTGTTCTGATAGATCTTCGCGTTCGCCTTCAGCGCCTTCAGCCACGCCTGCGTCGCGGGCTTCCCCTTCATCGCCAGCATCCCGGCGACGATCGCCTGGAAGTCGGCGCCGCCCGGTGCGCCGCCCCATTTGTCCTTCCACTGCGGCTGCTGCAGATCCATCATCGACTTCGGCAGCGCCGATTCCTTGATCTTGGACGGGTTGTAGACCAGGACGGTCGAGCGCGCGGCGATCGCGGTCCAGTCCTTGCTGGACGGCGCGAAACCTTGGGGCAGCTGGGCGAGCGTCGCCGCTTCGACGGGCGCGAGGAGGTTCGCGCGGGACACCACGGTCATCGCCGGGCTGTTCTC
This is a stretch of genomic DNA from Yimella lutea. It encodes these proteins:
- a CDS encoding iron ABC transporter substrate-binding protein, with the translated sequence MTVQPNLRRRTFIAGLTAAALTLTACGGSDDEFKADPDALVIYSSQHENVTQAWAEAFTEATGVKTQVRPGKDSSMGQQIVEEGAKSPADVFLTENSPAMTVVSRANLLAPVEAATLAQLPQGFAPSSKDWTAIAARSTVLVYNPSKIKESALPKSMMDLQQPQWKDKWGGAPGGADFQAIVAGMLAMKGKPATQAWLKALKANAKIYQNNVATMKAVNAGEVPVGIMYHYYWYRDQAKTKEGSKNTKLHYFKGEDPGAFVSLSAGGVLKSSKKADKAQQFLKFITGLQGQQVLTDSKSMEYAVGKDAKSDPALPALNSLQAPKVDPFNLNSDIVIQMMTDAGIL